A single window of Meiothermus sp. DNA harbors:
- the lepB gene encoding signal peptidase I: MRKFLDYLFKEWFRQVGEALLLAFLVTTFVFTTVGVVGSSMNPTLLNGERVFVPKYETWLVRFGLMQWRRGEVAIVKPPEGTPNAVAEFPFLGFQFRAFFIKRIIGLPGDEVSLREGVVYLNGQPLNEEHITASLTPYPDSYPVVCYQNQKLTALITQQQVRFAPDLLPDYLKPTLEMLTPPSPEDLLKSQAAEHCFTASLKLKPGYYFVMGDNRTFGGSEDSRTFGPVPTASIAGRASAVWWPLNRIRALQIPQGFKGL, encoded by the coding sequence ATGCGAAAGTTTTTGGACTATCTCTTCAAAGAATGGTTTCGCCAGGTAGGCGAGGCACTCTTGCTGGCTTTTTTGGTCACCACCTTTGTTTTCACGACAGTAGGTGTGGTGGGTAGTTCCATGAATCCTACCCTGCTTAACGGTGAGCGGGTCTTTGTGCCCAAATACGAGACCTGGCTGGTGCGCTTTGGCCTGATGCAGTGGCGCAGGGGCGAGGTTGCCATCGTCAAACCGCCCGAGGGTACGCCCAATGCGGTAGCCGAGTTCCCGTTTTTGGGCTTTCAGTTTCGAGCCTTTTTTATCAAGCGCATCATCGGCTTGCCGGGCGACGAGGTAAGCCTGCGTGAAGGGGTGGTATACCTAAACGGCCAGCCTCTCAACGAAGAGCACATCACCGCTTCCCTAACCCCTTACCCCGATAGCTATCCGGTAGTCTGTTATCAAAACCAAAAACTAACCGCCCTCATCACCCAACAGCAGGTGCGCTTTGCGCCCGATCTACTACCCGACTACCTGAAGCCAACCCTCGAGATGCTCACTCCTCCCAGCCCGGAAGACCTCTTGAAAAGCCAGGCAGCAGAGCACTGCTTTACCGCTTCGCTCAAGCTCAAGCCGGGCTACTATTTTGTAATGGGCGACAATCGCACCTTTGGAGGTTCGGAGGACTCGCGCACTTTTGGGCCGGTTCCCACCGCTTCGATTGCAGGCCGGGCCAGTGCGGTCTGGTGGCCCCTGAACCGCATTCGGGCCTTGCAGATACCTCAGGGTTTCAAGGGGCTCTGA